The sequence below is a genomic window from Candidatus Nanopelagicales bacterium.
GGCAACTGCGGGATGCGATCTCGGCGACCAGGTCCATCCCTGCCCGAGTGCGTGTCTGCGCGCCCGAGTGGATGGGCACCAGCCAAACCGGGCACGCTTGCGGCTCGACCCGTGACCCGATCAGTGCGCGGCCAGCCAGTTCGGCCAGAACACCCACGAGTCGTGGGCTACCCCCGCGCTTGGCGGCGAGGATGGCCTCGCGCAGCACGCCCCCGTACGCCCCAGCAGCCACGACACTCACATCGGGTCCTAGCTCACGCTGCACCGGGGCAAGATCACGTAGCAACTCCTGACACTGCGAGCACAGGATGCGGCACGGCCGTCGGCAGCCGACGCAATCGGTGGGCAGCAACAAGTCGAGTAGCCCGGACACAGCCGCAAGCCTGTGCGTTCGCGGCGTGGGCAGACAGCTCGGTCAGGGATCCATGTGAACAAGCCAGCGACCGGGCTGTGCTGTGGAAATAGCTCGCCTCAGTTGAGCAGCAGCAGGAGCCCAATCGCTCCAGGAAGGTTGTTGATCATGTGTGCCACGATGGCGGTCGTCGTCGACCCTGTATGCCAGCGCGCTAGCCCAAGCACCAATCCGATCCCGGTCAGGACCAGCATGCGGATCGGCTCAAGGTGAAAGAGCCCAAAGATCAGAGCGGACAACAGCACTGTCAACCACGGGGCCATGCCTCGCTTGGCGAGCGCGCCGAAGG
It includes:
- a CDS encoding ComF family protein: MSGLLDLLLPTDCVGCRRPCRILCSQCQELLRDLAPVQRELGPDVSVVAAGAYGGVLREAILAAKRGGSPRLVGVLAELAGRALIGSRVEPQACPVWLVPIHSGAQTRTRAGMDLVAEIASRSCHHARKQGLQVRVADLLAKTRSAHVQKGLDRGQRQSNAAGAMRVNHHRLAPGRQYVIFDDVVTTGATMAEAHRALWAAGAEAVGAVALA